TGCTCGCGCGCTTGGCGCAGGAATTGGGTCATGCCGATCCGTCGTCGGTGATGCAGGCCGGCGGGGACATTCTCGCCGACCTGCGCCGTCGGGATGTCATTCTCGGCGCCAAAACCTAACGAACAACAAAATGCTTGGAGTGGATATGGACCGGTTGATCGCGTTCTATTTTGCGGTGACGGAACAACTAGAGCGGTTCGGTGCCTACCTGGGACTGCTCGGTATTCGGCTGATCCTGGGCTGGGAGTTCTACAGTGCGGGGATGATGAAGTATCGGGGGCAGAATTGGTTTGCCCGGATCCAAGACGATTTTCCATTCCCCTTTAATGTACTGCCCACCTCGCTGAGCTGGCAGCTCGCCCTGTGGGCCGAGGTCATCGGCGGGATCGCATTGGTACTGGGCCTGGGCACGCGTTTTGTAACCGCAACGCTCATGGTGGTGACTTTCGTTGCGGCGTACGCGGTTCATTTCCCCGA
The Pseudomonadota bacterium genome window above contains:
- a CDS encoding DoxX family protein, yielding MDRLIAFYFAVTEQLERFGAYLGLLGIRLILGWEFYSAGMMKYRGQNWFARIQDDFPFPFNVLPTSLSWQLALWAEVIGGIALVLGLGTRFVTATLMVVTFVAAYAVHFPDQWTGLADFLKGYVITNKGFGNYRLPLIFLVMFVPLGFFGAGKLSLDHLIRKYFANRI